Proteins from a genomic interval of Crassostrea angulata isolate pt1a10 chromosome 7, ASM2561291v2, whole genome shotgun sequence:
- the LOC128191989 gene encoding uncharacterized protein LOC128191989, whose protein sequence is MGASNSQIDSDLDPRYNIEKNSKHCSTNFQRLQYHGVRYPKGRPDPPEGSPTAQNITQSSVTLKWTPPYGCPTSTILAYQVEVCRVQDKRWKMVTNSCQGNTYDVKNLAPGTDYMFRVRTENVYGKSKPSAPSEVIRTLSENRWMTAREDKEADDRGVRLTRRHSHYIKVENSVSNLLQKTDKEEEMSEVGTIPFKRNSSIRHSLPVQCVRRTSPLPSSILPGSRRESVCSLKDRESRKSIEESSVFTDDTDEVSSLKLKRFSLASTEDDSCKCSSSAASMTSIPEELNDSKGEKDSDLFIVKTPPPTWRYNSQSHDILSAPYSDDTKLAWVTDQKSPLPNHLNSENTSPVWRDRPENNKNLPDFRSLRNALNSNDLLVKTLNADNNGNYSTLNSKGKLYEKVIKEEDEHNISMDIVSNV, encoded by the exons ATGGGTGCTAGCAATTCGCAGATAGACTCGGACTTGGATCCCCGATACAATATTGAGAAGAATTCCAAACACTGCAGTACTAATTTTCAAAGACTGCAATACCATGGAGTCCGGTACCCTAAAG GCAGGCCAGACCCACCAGAGGGCAGCCCCACGGCTCAAAACATAACCCAGTCCTCTGTAACACTGAAATGGACACCTCCCTACGGGTGTCCCACCAGTACCATACTCGCATATCAGGTCGAAGTTTGCCGTGTACAGGACAAACGATGGAAGATGGTGACAAACTCATGTCAGGGGAACACTTACGATGTGAAAAATCTGGCACCAGGTACAGACTATATGTTTAGAGTCCGGACAGAAAATGTGTACGGAAAAAGTAAACCCAGTGCTCCATCGGAGGTGATTAGGACACTCAGTGAAAACCGATGGATGACTGCGAGGGAGGACAAAGAAGCAGACGACAGAGGAGTGAGACTGACCAGAAGACACAGCCATTACATCAAAGTGGAAAACAGTGTGTCCAATCTTCTACAGAAGACTGATAAAGAGGAAGAAATGAGTGAAGTGGGCACCATTCCCTTCAAAAGAAACAGTAGCATCCGGCACTCCCTTCCTGTGCAGTGTGTCCGCCGGACTTCCCCTCTACCTTCCAGCATACTGCCAGGATCCCGGCGGGAGAGCGTGTGTAGTCTGAAAGATAGGGAGTCCAGGAAATCCATTGAAGAATCCTCAGTGTTCACTGATGATACTGATGAAGTGTCATCTCTAAAACTTAAAAGATTCTCACTCGCATCTACAGAGGATGATTCTTGTAAATGCTCATCTTCTGCAGCTTCGATGACATCAATTCCAGAGGAGCTGAATGACTCTAAAGGAGAGAAAGACTCGGACCTCTTCATAGTGAAAACCCCTCCCCCCACCTGGAGGTACAACTCTCAGTCTCATGATATTCTCTCTGCCCCTTACTCAGATGACACCAAGCTCGCCTGGGTAACGGATCAGAAATCTCCACTACCCAATCATCTAAACTCAGAAAACACATCACCAGTGTGGAGAGACAGAcctgaaaataacaaaaacctCCCAGACTTCCGATCACTTAGAAATGCCTTGAATTCTAATGATCTCTTAGTGAAAACTCTTAATGCTGATAATAATGGAAATTACTCCACTCTCAATTCCAAAGGCAAGCTTTATGAAAAGGTCATTAAAGAAGAAGATGAGCACAATATTTCAATGGATATTGTGTCAAATGTATAG